The following proteins are co-located in the Spirosoma montaniterrae genome:
- a CDS encoding DUF3276 family protein, with product MEDRDRDKFYSKRVRAGKRTYFFDVKSTRANDYYLTITESRRHPQGDGFTYEKHKLFLYKEDFMKFVEALQESVDYVKTELMPEVDFEQFASRERDEFDDYASSQLKWE from the coding sequence GTGGAGGACAGAGATCGGGACAAATTTTACTCTAAACGTGTTCGGGCAGGCAAGCGAACGTATTTTTTCGACGTAAAATCGACGCGTGCCAACGACTATTACCTGACCATCACCGAAAGCCGCCGACACCCGCAGGGCGATGGCTTTACCTATGAAAAACATAAGTTGTTTCTCTACAAAGAAGATTTCATGAAATTTGTCGAAGCCCTCCAGGAATCGGTCGATTACGTGAAAACCGAACTCATGCCCGAAGTAGATTTCGAGCAGTTCGCCAGCCGCGAACGCGATGAATTTGACGACTACGCCAGTAGCCAACTGAAATGGGAGTAA
- a CDS encoding septal ring lytic transglycosylase RlpA family protein, producing MSIIVSIMLFFGSIKPTEALPGLIQKGKASFYSKKFNGRKTAYGERVSSDALEGAHRSFPHNTLVEVTNLTNNRSVIVRINDRGPFARGRVIDLTHAAARAIGMVSQGVATVSLRVVGKGRAFVAMTPSPFDIPANYQPQLEPVL from the coding sequence ATGAGCATTATCGTGTCTATTATGCTGTTTTTTGGCAGCATAAAACCGACGGAGGCCCTTCCGGGCCTCATACAGAAAGGCAAAGCGTCTTTTTATTCCAAGAAGTTTAATGGCCGAAAAACGGCCTACGGCGAACGAGTTAGCTCTGATGCGCTCGAAGGTGCCCATCGTTCGTTTCCCCACAACACGTTGGTAGAGGTGACCAACTTAACAAACAATCGCTCTGTAATTGTACGAATCAATGATAGAGGGCCATTTGCCCGAGGCCGCGTGATCGACCTCACCCACGCAGCCGCCCGTGCTATCGGCATGGTATCGCAGGGTGTTGCCACGGTATCGCTTCGGGTGGTCGGTAAAGGTCGTGCCTTCGTAGCCATGACCCCCTCGCCCTTCGATATACCGGCAAACTACCAGCCGCAACTCGAGCCGGTGCTGTAA